From Pararhodobacter zhoushanensis, the proteins below share one genomic window:
- a CDS encoding AI-2E family transporter encodes MSAFLRQRWPETIIALLLVAAALREAEVVLAPLVLAFVTALVLAPAQNAFRRMGAPAAAAALATLFLALSVIAALMLIFRPWVADIIADWPQMVRELRSAGLDLRSKLTGLFNLQREVMEAIAPDSAGAESGGDGSDLPSLADAAWLAPQVMAQALLFLGGLFFFLLGKDRAYGWAEVAGFTRADFENAEARVAHYFGAVSLINAGLGLAVGLALTAYGLPGAPVWGMVVALANFVIYLGPAVVAGALLLAGTVSFDGFAVVVPAAIYLSINLIEAQFVTPMVVGQRLKLDPLLVFLSLTIWLWLWGPIGGIVAIPLVLWSQALWSAASQRLASDPSYS; translated from the coding sequence ATGTCCGCCTTTCTGCGCCAACGCTGGCCCGAGACGATCATCGCCTTGCTGCTTGTCGCCGCCGCCTTGCGAGAGGCCGAAGTTGTCCTCGCGCCGCTGGTGCTGGCCTTCGTCACTGCGCTGGTGCTGGCCCCTGCCCAGAACGCCTTTCGCCGGATGGGCGCGCCCGCCGCCGCCGCTGCGCTGGCAACGCTGTTTCTGGCGCTGTCGGTGATTGCAGCGCTGATGCTGATCTTCCGGCCCTGGGTGGCCGATATCATCGCCGACTGGCCGCAAATGGTGCGCGAGCTGCGCTCGGCGGGGCTGGACCTGCGCAGCAAGCTGACCGGGTTGTTCAACCTGCAACGCGAGGTGATGGAGGCTATCGCCCCCGACAGCGCCGGTGCCGAGTCCGGCGGCGATGGCAGCGACCTGCCCTCTCTCGCCGATGCGGCCTGGCTGGCGCCGCAGGTGATGGCGCAGGCGCTGCTGTTTCTGGGCGGGTTGTTCTTTTTCCTGCTGGGCAAGGACCGGGCGTATGGTTGGGCCGAAGTCGCCGGGTTCACCCGCGCGGATTTCGAAAACGCCGAAGCGCGCGTTGCGCATTACTTTGGCGCGGTGTCGCTGATCAACGCCGGGCTGGGGCTGGCGGTGGGGCTGGCCTTGACTGCCTATGGCCTGCCCGGTGCACCGGTCTGGGGCATGGTCGTGGCGCTGGCCAATTTCGTGATCTATCTCGGCCCGGCGGTGGTGGCCGGTGCCTTGTTGCTGGCCGGGACCGTCAGTTTTGACGGGTTCGCCGTGGTGGTTCCCGCTGCGATCTATCTGTCGATCAACCTGATCGAGGCGCAATTCGTCACCCCGATGGTTGTCGGCCAGCGCCTGAAACTGGACCCGCTGCTGGTGTTCTTGTCGCTGACGATCTGGCTGTGGCTGTGGGGGCCGATCGGCGGCATCGTCGCGATCCCGCTGGTGCTCTGGTCGCAGGCGCTGTGGAGCGCCGCTTCGCAGCGGCTGGCCTCTGATCCAAGCTATTCGTAA
- a CDS encoding sensor histidine kinase, translated as MALLPIGAIAVFQAVQIGAEEQRRLEAALLTSTAEASAGEALAIASASGAVSTLAAHMAADGRTGDSCSDMFETLVQYTRQFSFAGYTDLDGILQCGSEGVGRDMRDGIVFPIMDEQRRPLVLASGYGSISGTSVIVSAAPVYRGTEYLGFVTVSVPHSRIFGIPGSAGTDGALNIVTFNADGAVLSADRAFDRLDNTLPVGRALTSLVSPRQYAFSGHSVDGEDRMFAVVPIIPGVIYALGSWPRETFVWSRLSPVLFPVLMLCVGLIVAFGAVNALVIRHIRRLKNNLKVFSGSRRIVPLSNGRGMAQELAEIDEAWTDLASQLVHDEAELENMVHEKNVLLKEVHHRVKNNLQLIASIVNLKIRRAHSPEARRTLKEVQGRVMSIASVHRALYSSTNNAQVRADELLRSVIDSTIMAGTTEDWSVNITQTYAPVLLYPDQAVPLLLLASEAVTNALKYIGRLDDGRAELDIALTSLTEDEAMLRVNNTRGTPFIPPDQVVGSGLGRSLIAGFATQIGGTVETLVDDNYYDFRLTFEAEAFDPSERETIVEDVDLDLDREGDSD; from the coding sequence GTGGCGCTACTGCCGATCGGGGCGATTGCCGTGTTTCAGGCCGTCCAGATCGGGGCAGAAGAACAACGGCGCCTTGAAGCCGCCCTGCTGACGTCAACGGCTGAGGCGTCTGCCGGTGAGGCCTTGGCAATCGCGTCGGCTTCGGGGGCCGTGTCGACACTGGCGGCGCATATGGCCGCCGATGGCAGGACGGGCGACAGCTGCTCGGACATGTTCGAGACGCTGGTGCAATACACGCGACAGTTTTCCTTCGCGGGCTACACCGATCTTGACGGCATTTTGCAATGTGGCTCGGAAGGGGTCGGGCGCGATATGCGCGACGGCATCGTCTTTCCGATCATGGACGAACAACGCCGCCCGTTGGTTCTGGCCAGCGGCTATGGCTCGATCAGCGGCACATCGGTGATCGTGTCGGCAGCGCCCGTCTATCGCGGCACCGAATATCTGGGCTTCGTTACGGTCTCTGTGCCGCATTCGCGCATTTTCGGCATTCCCGGCAGCGCGGGCACCGACGGCGCGCTGAACATCGTCACCTTCAACGCCGACGGGGCTGTGCTGTCGGCGGATCGCGCGTTCGACCGGCTGGATAACACGCTGCCCGTGGGGCGCGCGCTCACCTCGCTGGTCAGTCCGCGCCAGTACGCGTTTTCCGGGCATTCGGTCGATGGCGAGGACCGCATGTTCGCTGTCGTTCCCATCATTCCCGGTGTGATCTACGCCCTTGGCAGCTGGCCGCGCGAGACCTTCGTCTGGTCGCGCCTGTCACCGGTGCTGTTCCCGGTGCTCATGCTGTGCGTCGGGCTTATCGTGGCCTTTGGCGCGGTGAATGCGCTGGTGATCCGGCACATCCGGCGGCTGAAGAACAATCTCAAGGTTTTCTCGGGCTCCCGGCGCATTGTGCCGCTGTCGAATGGCCGGGGTATGGCGCAAGAGCTGGCCGAGATTGACGAGGCCTGGACCGATCTGGCCAGCCAGCTGGTGCATGACGAGGCCGAGCTTGAGAACATGGTGCACGAAAAGAACGTGCTGCTCAAAGAGGTCCACCACCGGGTCAAGAACAACCTGCAGCTGATCGCCTCGATTGTGAACCTGAAGATCCGGCGCGCCCATTCGCCCGAAGCGCGGCGCACCCTGAAAGAGGTGCAGGGCCGGGTGATGAGCATCGCGTCGGTGCACCGGGCGCTCTATTCCAGCACGAACAACGCACAGGTCCGCGCCGATGAACTGCTGCGCTCGGTGATCGACTCGACCATCATGGCGGGCACGACCGAGGACTGGAGCGTCAACATCACCCAGACCTATGCGCCGGTGCTCTTGTATCCCGATCAGGCGGTGCCGCTGTTGTTGCTGGCCAGCGAGGCCGTGACCAACGCCTTGAAATATATTGGGCGTCTGGACGATGGCCGCGCCGAGCTGGACATCGCCCTGACCTCGTTGACCGAGGATGAAGCAATGCTGCGCGTCAACAACACGCGCGGCACGCCGTTCATCCCACCCGATCAGGTGGTGGGTTCCGGGCTGGGCCGCTCGCTGATCGCGGGCTTTGCCACGCAGATCGGTGGCACGGTCGAGACGCTGGTGGATGACAACTACTACGACTTTCGCCTGACGTTCGAGGCCGAGGCCTTCGATCCCTCAGAGCGCGAAACCATCGTCGAGGATGTCGATCTCGATCTCGACCGTGAGGGCGACAGCGATTGA
- a CDS encoding RNA polymerase sigma factor has product MANDTPQIDPRDDLVNHLGPMRAFALSLTRNGAEADDLVQEAVMKAWKNIESFQVGTNMQAWLFTILRNTFYSLRRKRSREVSDPDGIAASQLSVKPAHDGRLQLGEFFEAFAKLPVEQREALALVGASGFSYEEAADMCGVAVGTIKSRANRGRARLAELMHTGEEGYADMTDRVTTAIVNSGAQGRLIA; this is encoded by the coding sequence ATGGCCAATGACACGCCACAGATCGATCCGAGAGACGATCTGGTCAATCACCTCGGACCGATGCGGGCCTTTGCGTTGTCCTTGACGCGCAACGGTGCCGAAGCTGACGATCTGGTACAAGAAGCGGTGATGAAAGCCTGGAAGAACATCGAAAGCTTCCAGGTTGGCACGAACATGCAGGCGTGGCTCTTCACCATCCTGCGCAACACGTTCTATTCGCTGCGCCGCAAACGCTCGCGCGAAGTGTCTGATCCCGACGGGATCGCCGCCTCGCAGCTGTCGGTCAAACCCGCGCATGATGGCCGGTTGCAGCTGGGTGAGTTCTTTGAGGCTTTTGCCAAATTGCCGGTCGAACAGCGCGAAGCGCTGGCGCTGGTCGGGGCATCGGGCTTTTCGTATGAAGAGGCGGCCGATATGTGCGGCGTTGCGGTCGGCACGATCAAGAGCCGTGCCAACCGGGGCCGTGCGCGGCTTGCCGAACTGATGCATACCGGCGAAGAGGGCTATGCCGACATGACGGACCGTGTCACAACGGCTATCGTCAATTCCGGTGCACAGGGGCGGCTGATCGCGTGA
- a CDS encoding NepR family anti-sigma factor, with amino-acid sequence MDQETNQHDIEDQISENLRRAFKERADEKVPDRFLDLLRQLRDQDGEHMNGQ; translated from the coding sequence ATGGATCAAGAAACAAATCAACACGACATCGAGGACCAGATTTCAGAGAATCTTCGCCGGGCGTTCAAAGAGCGCGCGGATGAAAAGGTTCCGGATCGGTTCCTCGATCTTCTGCGTCAACTCCGTGATCAGGACGGAGAGCACATGAATGGCCAATGA
- a CDS encoding response regulator, producing MPTSQKEQFLSVIVADLLPFLRRYARALSGNQSTGDRYAAATLEALLTDRSVFDEGHSHKVALFKSFHAIWSTSGALTESTDSGISARAQRHLSRLAPNTREVLLLRTIEEFTEDEIAEIMGVEKSEVTELYRIALRDMEDSIAGRVLIIEDEAIIALDLQSIVADMGHRITGVAPTHKAATALFGKERPDLILSDIQLADGSSGIEAVNEILKSAADVPVIFITAFPERLLTGDRPEPAFVITKPYTEEQVRSAVSQAMFFASTETLRA from the coding sequence ATGCCGACCTCCCAGAAGGAGCAGTTCCTCTCTGTCATCGTCGCTGATCTGCTGCCGTTCCTGCGCCGTTACGCGCGTGCCCTCAGTGGAAACCAGTCCACCGGCGACCGCTATGCAGCCGCCACGCTTGAAGCTTTGCTGACTGATCGTTCGGTGTTCGACGAAGGGCATTCGCACAAGGTTGCGCTGTTCAAGTCGTTTCATGCGATCTGGTCCACCTCTGGTGCCCTGACCGAAAGCACCGATAGCGGTATCTCTGCGCGCGCCCAACGCCATTTGTCGCGTCTGGCACCCAACACCCGTGAAGTGCTGCTTCTGCGCACCATCGAGGAATTCACCGAAGACGAGATCGCCGAGATCATGGGCGTCGAGAAAAGCGAAGTGACCGAGCTGTACCGCATCGCCCTGCGCGACATGGAAGACAGCATCGCCGGCCGCGTCCTGATTATCGAGGATGAGGCAATCATCGCGCTGGATCTGCAATCCATCGTCGCCGACATGGGCCACCGGATCACCGGTGTCGCGCCGACCCACAAAGCTGCAACGGCCTTGTTTGGCAAGGAACGCCCGGATCTGATCCTGTCGGACATCCAGTTGGCCGACGGCTCGTCGGGCATCGAGGCCGTGAACGAGATCCTCAAAAGCGCCGCCGATGTGCCGGTGATCTTCATCACCGCCTTCCCCGAGCGTCTGCTGACCGGCGACCGGCCCGAGCCTGCGTTTGTCATCACCAAACCCTATACCGAAGAACAGGTTCGCTCGGCGGTCAGCCAGGCGATGTTCTTCGCATCGACCGAAACACTGCGCGCCTGA
- a CDS encoding Dps family protein, giving the protein MKDLRTITPDATKVNTGVKNPEKVAESLTQLLSGTYDLLIRTHEVHWNIEGPMFYSVHMLTEGQYGELFNATDVLAERIRALGQLAPIQPGGLVNPDAPKKDAAPATAEKMVEMLKDRHEALARLSHELVEIAEKAKDPVTADLATARSTVHEKAAWMLRSMIAH; this is encoded by the coding sequence ATGAAAGATCTTCGCACCATCACGCCCGACGCCACCAAAGTGAACACGGGCGTCAAGAACCCCGAAAAAGTCGCGGAATCCCTGACACAACTGCTGTCGGGCACCTATGATCTGCTGATCCGCACGCATGAAGTGCATTGGAACATCGAAGGTCCGATGTTCTACTCTGTCCACATGCTGACCGAAGGACAATACGGCGAGCTGTTCAACGCGACCGACGTGCTGGCCGAGCGTATCCGTGCCCTTGGTCAACTGGCGCCGATCCAGCCCGGTGGGCTGGTGAATCCCGACGCGCCCAAAAAGGACGCGGCACCGGCGACGGCCGAAAAGATGGTCGAAATGCTCAAAGACCGGCACGAGGCGCTGGCGCGTCTGTCGCACGAGTTGGTCGAGATTGCCGAAAAGGCGAAGGATCCGGTGACGGCCGATCTGGCGACTGCCCGGTCGACGGTTCACGAAAAGGCCGCGTGGATGTTGCGGTCGATGATCGCACACTGA
- a CDS encoding DUF1328 domain-containing protein: protein MLGWALTFFVIAIIAAVFGFGGIATASAGIAKILFVIFLALFVIALIARAVRGQPPV from the coding sequence ATGCTCGGTTGGGCCCTCACGTTCTTTGTCATCGCCATCATCGCTGCCGTCTTCGGGTTTGGCGGCATCGCCACCGCGTCGGCCGGGATCGCGAAAATCCTGTTCGTTATCTTCCTGGCGCTGTTCGTCATCGCCCTGATTGCCCGCGCCGTACGCGGTCAGCCGCCAGTCTGA
- a CDS encoding DUF883 family protein: MARTTQPSTADLKKEFDTLKADLGALTSELRAFASAQERSMSQRAADTAASVRDTAGSVTASVRETGEKQLQNLRSTAETVAGNAEDLLKEHPAGAVAGAAAVGFLVGALATRR, encoded by the coding sequence ATGGCCAGAACGACCCAGCCTAGCACTGCCGACCTGAAGAAAGAATTCGACACTCTGAAAGCGGACCTCGGCGCGCTGACCAGTGAATTGCGGGCCTTTGCTTCGGCGCAGGAACGCTCGATGAGCCAGCGCGCGGCGGACACGGCGGCCTCGGTGCGCGACACCGCAGGCTCGGTGACCGCCTCGGTCCGTGAAACCGGTGAAAAGCAGTTGCAAAACCTGCGCTCGACGGCGGAAACCGTCGCAGGGAACGCGGAAGACCTGCTCAAGGAGCACCCCGCAGGTGCCGTCGCCGGCGCCGCTGCGGTGGGCTTTCTCGTCGGCGCTCTGGCGACGCGCCGCTGA
- a CDS encoding trypsin-like serine peptidase, giving the protein MRFSNLSLTRLGLALGVSLMIGLPGAALAQENTCRWANDNECDEARYQGTGACDNGTDANDCRAEAAAWQRLMDAVPSAVRASLGTDSCRWANDRECDDVNFGGTGACSPGTDASDCRALSIGGDESCRWSRDNECDEPGIGTGACTSGTDTSDCAAAAFLRNRTNNCETAFNGICEEPGSGRGSCRAYTDTADCVGRDRPVTGRDHYFGHDDRVLVDVTQMPWRAVGLLTLEDGSCTATLIGPRLIATAAHCLQGENGAMAKVVSFRAGARGDAEQGRAGVISSVVAPDYSDQSAPPNGGNGDDWAILTLDRDLGTEIGFVRPYVFDKTDLSAISAGTFMVSQAGYSWDTGGYMSGHMECRILTAYRDGSMIHTCDTTRGDSGSPILHQINGEWRLIAVDSQFFDAQPPFPQMSSSHLAVDTRAFADVLRRAGALN; this is encoded by the coding sequence ATGCGTTTTTCCAATCTTTCTTTGACCCGTTTGGGTCTTGCCCTTGGCGTCAGCCTGATGATCGGGCTGCCGGGGGCGGCACTGGCGCAGGAAAACACCTGCCGCTGGGCGAATGACAACGAATGCGATGAAGCGCGCTATCAGGGGACCGGGGCCTGCGACAATGGCACCGACGCCAATGATTGCCGGGCCGAGGCCGCGGCGTGGCAGCGGCTGATGGACGCGGTGCCCTCGGCCGTGCGGGCCTCGCTGGGTACCGACAGCTGCCGCTGGGCCAATGACCGTGAATGCGACGATGTCAACTTTGGCGGCACCGGGGCGTGCTCGCCGGGCACCGACGCGTCCGATTGCCGGGCGCTGTCAATCGGCGGCGACGAGAGTTGCCGCTGGTCGCGTGACAACGAATGCGACGAGCCGGGGATCGGCACGGGCGCCTGCACCTCGGGCACCGATACATCGGATTGCGCGGCGGCGGCTTTCCTGCGCAACCGCACGAACAATTGCGAAACCGCGTTCAACGGTATCTGCGAAGAGCCGGGCAGCGGGCGCGGATCGTGCCGGGCCTATACCGACACCGCCGATTGCGTGGGCCGGGATCGGCCTGTGACCGGGCGCGACCATTACTTTGGCCATGACGACCGCGTGCTGGTCGATGTGACGCAAATGCCGTGGCGCGCGGTTGGGCTGCTGACGCTCGAGGATGGCTCGTGCACCGCAACGCTGATCGGTCCGCGCCTGATCGCGACGGCGGCGCATTGCCTGCAGGGCGAGAATGGCGCGATGGCCAAAGTGGTCAGCTTCCGCGCCGGGGCGCGCGGGGATGCCGAGCAAGGCCGCGCCGGTGTGATCAGCAGCGTGGTCGCGCCGGACTACTCGGACCAAAGCGCCCCGCCCAACGGGGGCAACGGCGACGACTGGGCGATCCTGACGCTGGACCGCGATCTGGGCACCGAAATCGGCTTTGTGCGGCCCTATGTGTTCGACAAGACCGACTTGTCGGCGATCAGCGCCGGGACGTTCATGGTGAGCCAGGCGGGCTATAGCTGGGATACCGGCGGGTATATGTCGGGGCATATGGAATGCCGGATCCTCACGGCCTATCGTGACGGCTCGATGATCCATACCTGCGACACCACCCGGGGCGACAGCGGGTCGCCGATCCTGCACCAGATCAACGGCGAGTGGCGGCTGATCGCGGTGGACAGCCAGTTCTTCGACGCGCAGCCGCCGTTCCCGCAGATGTCGTCGTCGCATCTTGCCGTCGACACCCGCGCTTTCGCGGACGTGCTGCGTCGCGCCGGTGCGCTGAACTGA
- the metG gene encoding methionine--tRNA ligase, which yields MARILITSALPYINGIKHLGNLVGSQLPADLYARYMRARGHEVMFICATDEHGTPAELAAAKAGKPVAEYCAEMHDVQAELANGFKLSFDHYGRSSSPENHQLTQHMAGRLKAAGLISEVSEKQVYSNADGRFLPDRYIEGTCPNCGYDRARGDQCENCTKQLDPTDLINPRSAISGSTDLEVRETKHLFLRQKSMRDSLRDWIKSKTDWPILTTSIALKWLDDGDGLQDRGITRDLDWGIAVKDGQNDWPGMEGKVFYVWFDAPIEYIAATAEWAHAQGLGDDAWERWWREDKGAADVRYVEFMGKDNVPFHTLSFPATLMGANFDGTEPWKLVDYIKSFNYLNYDGGQFSTSQGRGVFMDQALSLLPADYWRWWLLSHAPESSDSEFTWENFQASANKDLADVLGNLVSRVTKFCRSKFGEVVPEGGETGAREAQLVADLTAKIRSYEQLMEAMEVRKSANELRAIWVLGNEYLQEAAPWSTFKTDPALAAAQIRLALNLIRLYAVLSQPFIPEAAQSTMTAMASDDWRWPNDVAAALQLLPAGHAFTTPEVLFTKITDEQREDWQSRFAGVRS from the coding sequence ATGGCGCGCATCCTTATCACCTCTGCGTTACCTTATATCAATGGGATCAAGCACTTGGGCAATCTGGTTGGCAGCCAGTTGCCCGCAGATCTCTATGCCCGCTACATGCGGGCCCGGGGCCATGAGGTCATGTTCATCTGCGCAACCGATGAACACGGCACCCCGGCCGAGCTGGCCGCAGCCAAGGCGGGCAAGCCGGTGGCCGAGTATTGCGCCGAAATGCATGATGTTCAGGCCGAACTGGCGAATGGTTTCAAGCTGTCGTTTGACCATTATGGCCGCTCGTCCAGCCCCGAAAACCACCAGCTGACGCAGCATATGGCCGGGCGCCTGAAAGCGGCGGGCCTTATTTCCGAAGTCAGCGAAAAGCAGGTCTATTCCAACGCCGATGGCCGCTTCCTTCCCGACCGCTATATCGAGGGCACCTGCCCCAACTGCGGCTATGACCGGGCGCGCGGCGACCAGTGCGAGAATTGCACCAAGCAGCTGGATCCGACCGACCTGATCAACCCGCGCTCGGCGATCTCGGGCTCGACCGATCTGGAAGTGCGCGAGACCAAGCACCTGTTCCTGCGTCAGAAGTCGATGCGTGACAGCCTGCGCGACTGGATCAAGTCCAAGACCGACTGGCCGATCCTGACCACCTCGATCGCGCTGAAATGGCTTGATGACGGCGACGGGCTGCAGGACCGGGGCATCACCCGCGATCTGGACTGGGGCATTGCGGTCAAGGACGGACAGAACGACTGGCCGGGCATGGAGGGCAAGGTCTTTTACGTCTGGTTCGACGCGCCCATCGAATACATCGCCGCCACCGCCGAATGGGCCCATGCGCAGGGGCTGGGCGATGACGCCTGGGAGCGCTGGTGGCGCGAGGACAAGGGTGCCGCCGACGTGCGCTATGTCGAGTTCATGGGCAAGGACAACGTCCCCTTCCACACGCTCAGCTTCCCCGCCACGCTGATGGGTGCCAATTTCGACGGCACCGAGCCGTGGAAGCTGGTCGATTACATCAAGTCGTTCAACTACCTGAACTATGACGGTGGCCAGTTCAGCACGTCGCAGGGTCGCGGCGTGTTCATGGATCAGGCGCTCAGCCTGCTGCCCGCCGATTACTGGCGCTGGTGGCTGCTCAGCCACGCGCCGGAATCGTCCGACAGCGAGTTTACCTGGGAGAATTTTCAGGCCTCGGCCAACAAGGATCTGGCCGATGTGCTGGGCAACCTTGTCAGCCGCGTCACCAAGTTCTGCCGCTCGAAATTCGGCGAAGTGGTGCCCGAGGGCGGCGAAACCGGCGCGCGTGAAGCGCAGCTGGTGGCCGACCTGACCGCGAAGATCCGCAGCTACGAGCAGCTGATGGAAGCGATGGAAGTGCGCAAATCGGCCAATGAATTGCGCGCGATCTGGGTGCTGGGCAACGAGTATCTGCAAGAGGCAGCACCCTGGTCAACCTTCAAGACCGACCCTGCCCTAGCGGCCGCCCAGATCCGTCTGGCGCTGAACCTGATCCGGCTTTACGCCGTGCTCTCGCAGCCCTTCATCCCCGAGGCGGCGCAATCCACCATGACCGCGATGGCGTCCGACGACTGGCGCTGGCCGAATGACGTGGCCGCTGCCCTTCAGTTGCTGCCCGCCGGTCACGCGTTTACCACGCCCGAGGTGCTGTTCACCAAGATCACCGACGAGCAGCGCGAAGACTGGCAAAGCCGCTTTGCCGGGGTGCGTAGCTGA
- a CDS encoding DUF167 domain-containing protein: protein MSLPDLSARALPGARLNVRATPKARRNAVEDGDVLKIWVTAAPEDGKANDAIRKILAKSLGVAPTRLTLLRGQTARDKLFQLD from the coding sequence ATGAGCCTGCCGGACCTCTCGGCCCGCGCGCTTCCCGGCGCGCGGCTCAACGTCCGTGCGACCCCCAAAGCCCGACGCAACGCGGTTGAAGACGGCGATGTGCTCAAGATCTGGGTGACCGCCGCCCCTGAGGACGGCAAGGCCAATGACGCGATTCGTAAAATTTTAGCGAAATCGCTGGGCGTCGCGCCCACAAGGCTCACCCTGCTGCGCGGCCAGACGGCCCGCGACAAGCTGTTTCAGCTGGACTGA
- a CDS encoding threonine ammonia-lyase, which produces MSDITMIDAAAARLAGHARRTPLLTSPFLDEIAGRPVYVKAECLQHTGSFKFRGAWNAVSALKPAGVLAYSSGNHAQGVALAAKLHGIPAVIVMPADSPAIKLANTRALGAEVITYDRATVDRDALGAKIASERGLTLIKPFDMAEVIAGQGTTGLEIAEQAAEAGVTVAEVLVPCGGGGLTSGIALALAARARGMVVRPCEPEGFDDVARSQAAGQRLRNERLSGSICDAIITPETGDLTWPLLRDLCGPGLVVSEDEALRAMALAHDRLKIVLEPGGAVALAAALFRPGTGPVIAVASGGNVDRAMMARALAT; this is translated from the coding sequence ATGAGCGATATCACGATGATCGACGCCGCTGCCGCGCGGCTGGCTGGCCACGCGCGACGCACGCCCCTGCTGACCTCGCCCTTTCTGGACGAGATCGCCGGGCGGCCGGTCTATGTGAAGGCCGAATGCCTGCAGCACACCGGCTCGTTCAAGTTTCGCGGCGCGTGGAATGCGGTCTCGGCGCTGAAACCGGCGGGGGTGCTGGCCTATTCGTCGGGCAACCACGCGCAGGGCGTGGCCTTGGCGGCGAAGCTGCACGGTATCCCGGCGGTGATTGTCATGCCCGCCGACTCGCCCGCGATCAAGCTGGCCAATACCCGCGCGCTGGGGGCCGAGGTGATCACCTATGACCGCGCCACCGTCGACCGCGACGCGCTGGGCGCAAAGATCGCGTCCGAACGGGGGCTGACGTTGATCAAGCCCTTCGACATGGCCGAGGTCATCGCGGGTCAGGGCACCACCGGGCTGGAGATCGCCGAACAGGCGGCCGAGGCAGGGGTGACGGTGGCCGAGGTGCTGGTCCCCTGCGGCGGCGGCGGGCTGACCTCGGGCATCGCGCTGGCGCTGGCGGCGCGGGCGCGCGGCATGGTGGTGCGACCCTGCGAGCCGGAGGGGTTCGACGATGTGGCGCGCTCGCAGGCGGCAGGCCAGCGGCTGCGCAACGAGCGGCTCTCGGGCTCGATCTGCGACGCGATCATCACGCCCGAGACCGGCGACCTGACCTGGCCCCTCTTGCGCGATCTGTGCGGTCCGGGGCTGGTGGTGAGCGAGGACGAGGCGCTCCGCGCCATGGCGCTGGCGCATGACCGGCTCAAGATCGTGCTGGAACCGGGCGGGGCGGTGGCGCTGGCAGCGGCCCTCTTCCGCCCCGGCACCGGGCCGGTGATCGCTGTCGCCTCGGGCGGGAACGTCGACCGCGCGATGATGGCCCGTGCGCTGGCGACATGA
- a CDS encoding alpha/beta fold hydrolase, which yields MPHFTAADGARLYFTDEGHGIPLLCLAGLTRNSSDFDYLAPHLPPLRLIRMDYRGRGQSDWTGAESYTIVQEGADALALLDHLGIESAAILGTSRGGLIGMYLSAVAPDRVRGLILNDVGPVIEPLGLARIGDYIGRAPSARSYAAMAVALEHMMDGFEVPPSRWMEEAKKHYILTDQGLDLTYDPALRTAFLEAMKAPAADAWPLFDACTAKPLALIRGANSDLLTQATADEMADRAPAMIYEEVPDRAHIPFLDEPEALRAIHRFLGLLI from the coding sequence ATGCCCCATTTCACCGCCGCCGATGGTGCGCGCCTCTATTTCACCGACGAGGGGCACGGCATTCCGCTGCTCTGCCTTGCCGGGCTGACGCGCAATTCCTCGGACTTTGATTACCTTGCCCCGCATCTTCCCCCTCTGCGCCTGATCCGCATGGATTATCGCGGGCGCGGTCAGTCGGACTGGACCGGGGCCGAGAGCTATACCATCGTGCAGGAGGGGGCCGATGCGCTGGCGCTGCTCGACCATCTGGGGATCGAGAGTGCGGCAATTCTGGGCACCTCGCGCGGCGGGCTGATCGGCATGTATCTGAGCGCCGTCGCCCCCGACCGGGTGCGCGGGCTGATCCTGAACGATGTCGGCCCGGTGATCGAACCGCTGGGGCTGGCGCGGATTGGCGACTATATCGGCCGCGCCCCCTCGGCGCGCAGCTATGCCGCGATGGCTGTGGCGCTGGAGCACATGATGGACGGGTTCGAGGTGCCGCCCAGCCGCTGGATGGAAGAGGCCAAGAAGCATTATATCCTGACCGATCAGGGCCTTGATCTGACCTATGACCCGGCGCTGCGCACCGCCTTCCTTGAGGCGATGAAAGCACCTGCCGCCGATGCCTGGCCGCTGTTTGACGCCTGCACGGCCAAGCCGCTGGCGCTGATCCGCGGGGCGAATTCGGATCTGCTGACGCAGGCGACGGCGGATGAGATGGCCGACCGCGCGCCCGCCATGATCTACGAGGAAGTGCCCGACCGCGCGCATATCCCCTTCCTTGACGAACCCGAGGCACTGCGCGCCATCCACCGTTTTCTGGGACTGCTGATATGA